CACCACAGGGTGGCGATAGTAGTAAGCTCCAAACGCCCTATAACACCACCTTTGAGTCTGCTGCACCCCCAAAGCCCAGTCACCGAAGTGCAGTTaactaaagaatatttattAGACAACTGACTTTCCAGTAGTGCACAAGTAAACTCGCACCCCACAAAAAGGTGGTCAACCGTCTCCGGCTGAAGAGAACACAGGACACAGACGAGTTCACCATTCCAGCCCCTTTTCAGGAGATTGTTCTTTGTCAGTACCTTGCGCTTTAAGACGAGCCATACGAAGATTTTGACCTTCAGAGGAATTCTAGTCATCCATAGCTGAGAGTAGCTGTTCTCTTTGACCCCACCATCTTGTAAGAATTTGTTGAGGGAGTTAACTATAAACATCTCAGAGTGCGTCCATCTCCATTTGATGACATCTGAAGTGGCTGATAACATCACGTTCGATGGTGAGTCTTTCAGCTTCAAGATCGACTCTCTATCGGCTTGCGAGCTAGGTTCGTAATCCGCCAAAATTTTATGCCACCTCCACCCACTACGACCGTAGCATTCCTTCACCCTATAATTACGGCTCTGCACGGCATTAGTTAAGTTGGGGTAACATGATCGTAGGGTAGATCCTTCGACCCAGATGTCCGACCAGAAGTTAGTACTGTGACCGTCCCCTATCGAGAAGGAGATTCCACACTTCAATAGAGCCCTATTTGCTAAGACGTTCCGCCACCATTGAGAGTATGGTCTGAAGGAGGCACCTTCCCCGAGGGGTCTACGCCTGGAGTAGTAAGTGCCATTCAGAAGGGGTCGCCGCTGTTTGTAAGAACCTAAAAGGTATCGCCACCATCATTCACTAAAAGGGCTACATTCAGATCATCTAGATCCAAAACTCCTAATCCTCCACTCTTTCTACTTCTACACACAGACTTCCAATTCACCAAACAATGTCCTCTGGCGACTAGAGATCGACACTTCTAAAAAAAAGCTCGTCGCAAGATGTCGATGCGGCGCAGAACCCATTTAGGCGCTCTAAAGACCGACAAAAAGTAAAGAGGcaaattcgatagcaccaagttaaCCAAGACAAGTCTTCCACCTTGGGAGAGGAGTTTTGCTTGCCACCCTCCAACCCGTCTCTCAACACGCTCAATGATAGGCCACCAGTCCTCTTTTCGAAGAAGTCTGTTTGAGAGGGGTAAGCCGAGATACCGGATCGGGAGAGAACCTAGTTTACATCCTAAAACTTCGGCGAGCCTTACTCCTTGATCTTCACGACTACCCAGATAAAGAAGCTCTGATTTATCTCGATTAATCTTCAGCCCGGATGCCCACTCGTAAAGTTGCCAAACAAAAAGGAGATTTCTAACTTGCCTACGTTTAGCCTCGCAAAAGAAGATAGTATCGTCGGCGTACTGGATAATTGCAACCTTGGAGGTCGCAGTGGGTCCAAGCCCCATCAACAGGTTGTTACATACAGCTCTATTCGTCACTCTTGCTGGTCCTTCTGCAACCAGAAGGAAGAGATAGGGGGATAGTGGGTCCCCTTGTCGAAGCCCTCTTTTTGTTTTGATCCATTTGGATGGAGCCCCATTCACTAGAATAGCAACTTTAGCATTAAAAATACACTGATCAATCCAGCCACACCACTTGTTGCTCGCCCCCAGCCATATCATGACCTTTCTTAGAAATCCCCAGCTCACTTTATTGTATGCCTTCTCGAAATCAGCTTTAACTCCAACACATTCAACCCCAGCTTTCGAGCACCAGTTGACAATCTCGCTAGCGGTAATGAAAGAGTCCAGACTAATTCGGCCTTTAAGAAAGGCCGCTTAGGATGGAGAAACAATCTCATGCATCACCCCTTCAAGTCTGTTCGCGAGTACTTTGGATAAGATTTTCTATACACCGTTAATGAGACTGATAGGTCTAAAGTCATTAGTCGAGTTAGCTCCCTCTTTTTTGGGTACAAAGCAGATATAGGAGTAGTCCATAGGTCTAGAATTTAAGTTCCTATTGTACAGATCAcaaaaaataccaaaaagaTCATCTTTGATCACATCCCAGAAACGTTGAAAAAACCTCAAGTTGAAACCGTCAGGCCCCAGAGCTTTGTCTCCCCTAAGCTGAAAGGTGGCCTTTTTAATTTCTTCTAGTGAGAAATGAGAGGTAAGTCCGTCATTGCTCAAGCTGGGACTACTAGAAAAAAGACTGCTCCAGTCCCCAATCGATGTACAGTGGGTAGTTGTATTCGGGGCAAAGATGTCCttgaattttctataaaagtaatcctttttttttcctcctctctaAAGATAGATCTACCGTCGTCTACCAGCACGAGTATGGCATTAGTCTGTCTTCTTCCGTTAGCGATCGCGTGGAAGTAAGTCGTGTTACCATCCCCTTACTTTAACCATTGCTGCCTAGCTTTGGACTTCCATAGCACCTCCTCGTCAGCTATTACATTCGACAGATTAAGCTTAAGCTGTTTTCGAGTGTCAAGCTGTTGGACCATCAAGTTTTCAGATTCTTCGAGAATGTCCAACTTTTGTATTTCTTCAGCCATGGCCTTCTTTGTTTTGGTGATGTTGTAGTAGTGTGTAGAGCACCATTCTTTAATCCTCTTACGACAGTGGTGGAGTTTGGCTACAAAAGTGAGGGCGCTGGTATTCTGTGGTTGTACTTCAGTCTACCAAGATGGTACCATATTGCAAAAGTCCTCACGAGCTAACCAGATCTCTTCAAATCTGAACGTACGACCAAATTTTCTATCATAGGAGGACAACAAGATCGGCGTGTGGTCTGAAGTGATTCTCGGCAATGCCAACACTTTAGTTAGGGGGAAAGTCTGGTCCCACTCGGTGGAAATTAGGAAGCGGTCCAGCTTAGCCAGGGTGGGATCGCTCTGCATGTTGGACCCAGTGTAATTTTGATTCCCCATTGGCAAGTCGATCAAATCCAGATCGTTGATTAGGTTAGAGAATAAGGACATTACTTTTCTACTCCAATTCCTACCCTTTTTCTCCTGCTTATTGCGAGTTAGGTTGAAGTCCCCACACATCACCCATAGGCCCGGGCAAACGCTTTTAAGGGCTGCAAGTTCACTACAAAAATTCTCTTTTCCTTCCCAAGTCGAAGGTCCGTAAACATTTGTAAGAAAAAAGTGAGTGCCACTGGATAAGTGTTTCAATCGGATAGTAAGAGAGTAAGTACGTATAAGGACTTCGCTACAGCAAAAGTCTTTGGCACACCAACAGGTAACAAGCCCACCCGAAGCTCCATTCACCCTAATGAAGTGACATTTGTCGAAAAAGGAGCCGACAAAAGAACGTAAGAAAGATCGTGAGACCTCTTCCACTTTAGTTTCTTGGAAACACAGGACATACACCTTGAGCTTAGAGACTACACACTTAACTAGGCCTCTTTTTCTAGGATCGTTCAGACCCCTGACATTTCAACTACAGATTTGAAGCATAGGGAAATGGTAAGTCGACTACACCGGAACGGACCACCCAAACCAGCCGGCGGTCTAAGAAGGCACACACAAGAATTCCAAGAAATTGTGCACGTCATCGTCTTCCAAAGTTACACCGCATTTCCCACTTTTTCTCTTGATCTTCCTGCAGGTTAACGTACACTCTTTGATGGGCTGGTTGCCAGAGTACACCCTCTGTGGGAAAGCATCCGCCCCTTCCTTTAGAACAGCTTTACGGGCTATAGCTCTCACCGAGGTAGGTTCGATCGCTTTTTTTGCGAGATAGTTGCTCTTCCTAGGTGTCGCCAAGCTGGGAGCAGGAGTAGCATCTCGTAAAAAGGAGCTAAGAATCGAGGCGTTCCGAGGGGCAAAAGAAGCATCTCCCGTAGAGAAGGTACGAAGCGAGACAGTCCGAGGAGCAACCTCTTCAGATCGAGCACCATCTGTGCCTTGTCGCAGTTCTTGATGACCTAGAGGTTCAACCTGCTCGAAAGCAGTCCACACACCACCCGAAATCAGACCAGGCACACACAACTCTAATAAACCCAACACCCGTCTTACATCAGGGCCCTgggtctaaaaaaaaaaagccaagaTTAGGGCCAAAAAGCTGGGTCGGATCACAGAGCCCGAGTAGAACAGGTTCGATAGGTTAGGAAGTTCAAGAGTGGGCCACAACACAATAGGGCCCATCCTGACAGCTCCATGCCTGCAAAGAAAAGGAAGGTACAAAGGATCCGGGCTTGGATTTTCATATACAGAGGCTCGAGAGAGTCCCCAAAACGATTGCCAGTCTTCCTTGGATGCGACACCCGAGAAGGGGTCTCCAAATGTGAAAACTCTTCAAACAGACCAGGATGCCTCAGTCCCTGTGGCAACGACAAAACAGAATGGTCTAGAACTCGAGGCGGTGGATTCCTGGTGATAGGGTACCCACAACGAGCAAGGCCATCACAGTCGCTGAGATCTTGGCTGGTGGGAGCCCGAAACCGCCCTCGATCGTGCAACTCGGCCGAGGCAGACAGGTACATCGCATTCAAAAATTTGCTAAAACAGACCAGCTTGCGATTCCCGAGTTGCTCCAAGGACTGCTGGGAAGATTCAGCCTGGGGTCGCTGGGAAGATCTGACAGAAGGCACAGAGATTTGTACACTAGTCAAAAAGTCTACCGTGTAATCGGGTGGTACCATCACGCCGTCCGTCGACGATACAATCGGGGCTTCTTCGGGATTTGGCGGCGATAGGTGACGGCCTTGAATCTCAGCAGGAAACGACCGCCTTCTATCTCTGATCTCTGAAGAATTCTAGGTATCGTCTTGTCCAGTATCGGCACTATCTTTAGAAACATTGTCGCCCAAAGGTGCACCACGATTATTGACCTGTCTGCCCATCTACTGCCCTAGAGGATCAGTTTGGTCTCCCCCTTTGTTTGGGTTGCCTCCTGCAAAAGGGATGCCGTGGTCGTCCCCACCGAAAGGGGCTGTGCTTTCCAGCTGAACTTCAACGGAGACTATAAGATCACCCATGGTGAGAGAGAGGTTCTCAGGAATGTCGACCGGGTCCTCACAGCTACTTGACATCTAAAGCATATTAGGTCGAGGACATTGAGACTATTGTTATCTACTTTAAGGTAGCGTCCGAACCCATTAACGATTGAGGATACCCTGGACTCAGACCAACATTCGAAGGGTAAGTTTACCAGCTTGATCCAAGCTTTATACTTGAGTCGAGAGCGGAATGCATTCTTGTATGGGTTCCAAGAAAAGCACCGA
This DNA window, taken from Ananas comosus cultivar F153 linkage group 21, ASM154086v1, whole genome shotgun sequence, encodes the following:
- the LOC109726747 gene encoding uncharacterized protein LOC109726747; amino-acid sequence: MAEEIQKLDILEESENLMVQQLDTRKQLKLNLSNVIADEEVLWKSKARQQWLNEIVNWCSKAGVECVGVKADFEKAYNKVSWGFLRKVMIWLGASNKWCGWIDQCIFNAKVAILVNGAPSKWIKTKRGLRQGDPLSPYLFLLVAEGPARVTNRAVCNNLLMGLGPTATSKVAIIQYADDTIFFCEAKRRQVRNLLFVWQLYEWASGLKINRDKSELLYLGSREDQGVRLAEVLGCKLGSLPIRYLGLPLSNRLLRKEDWWPIIERVERRVGGWQAKLLSQGSYKQRRPLLNGTYYSRRRPLGEGASFRPYSQWWRNVLANRALLKCGISFSIGDGHSTNFWSDIWVEGSTLRSCYPNLTNAVQSRNYRVKECYGRSGWRWHKILADYEPSSQADRESILKLKDSPSNVMLSATSDVIKWRWTHSEMFIVNSLNKFLQDGGVKENSYSQLWMTRIPLKVKIFVWLVLKRKVLTKNNLLKRGWNGELVCVLCSLQPETVDHLFVGCEFTCALLESQLSNKYSLVNCTSVTGLWGCSRLKGGVIGRLELTTIATLWWTIWLERNMKVFEHKKRNSSQLLRQACELRYL